One segment of Rhodohalobacter mucosus DNA contains the following:
- a CDS encoding response regulator transcription factor, translating to MSKKTILVVDDEQDLLDLIEYNLKKEGYNVIKAENGLEGIKAAREHHPNLVLLDIMMPKMDGIETCEHLRADPELKHIPIIFLTARSDEKTEIEGLDKGADDFITKPISTTKLLSRINAVMRRFEETEEEEQVLDVHDLKIDKERYIVTRGDEEFQLPRKEFELLYYLASRKGKVRDRQTLLNKVWGDNIYVVDRTVDVHVRKIREKLGDHYIETVKGVGYRFKD from the coding sequence TTGTCCAAAAAAACCATTCTAGTCGTTGACGATGAACAGGATCTTCTGGATCTGATTGAATATAACCTTAAAAAAGAGGGATATAACGTAATTAAGGCCGAAAACGGCCTGGAGGGCATTAAAGCAGCCAGAGAGCACCACCCAAATCTGGTTCTCCTTGATATCATGATGCCTAAAATGGATGGCATTGAGACATGCGAACATCTGCGAGCCGACCCTGAACTGAAGCACATACCCATTATTTTTCTCACTGCCCGGAGCGATGAAAAAACAGAGATTGAAGGGCTCGACAAGGGGGCAGACGATTTTATTACCAAACCGATCAGCACCACTAAACTTCTGTCCAGAATTAACGCGGTTATGAGGCGTTTTGAGGAGACCGAAGAGGAAGAGCAGGTTCTGGACGTTCACGATCTGAAAATTGATAAGGAACGCTATATTGTGACCCGTGGCGACGAAGAGTTTCAGCTGCCGAGAAAAGAGTTCGAACTTCTCTATTATCTGGCCAGCCGAAAAGGAAAAGTTCGCGACCGCCAAACCCTTCTAAACAAAGTGTGGGGTGACAATATCTATGTTGTTGACCGCACAGTGGATGTTCACGTGAGAAAAATCAGGGAAAAGCTTGGAGATCACTATATTGAAACAGTAAAGGGCGTTGGCTACCGCTTTAAAGACTAA
- the ruvA gene encoding Holliday junction branch migration protein RuvA → MIAFLNGILHSKNEGELIIDVSGTGYRVEISNQTLGTLPEPGKELKILIYHHFTDSDQRLFGFATAKEKNLFEKLITVKGIGPKLGLTILSGMPAAGLMEAIVTQNTASLSGISGIGKKTAERMVLELKDKLFDESGPSVVTGSMQSRSKREEAVSALEALGFRKRDAEQAVQQIMAGGPDLTISEVVKQALAQMNR, encoded by the coding sequence ATGATTGCATTTTTAAACGGCATACTCCACAGCAAGAATGAAGGTGAACTGATTATCGATGTGAGTGGAACGGGCTACCGTGTAGAGATTTCAAACCAAACCCTGGGAACCCTGCCGGAACCCGGAAAAGAACTCAAAATTCTGATATATCACCACTTCACTGATAGTGATCAGAGGCTTTTCGGATTTGCCACGGCAAAGGAGAAGAATCTGTTCGAAAAGCTGATCACCGTAAAGGGAATTGGTCCCAAGCTGGGGCTTACCATTCTTTCGGGTATGCCGGCCGCGGGTCTTATGGAGGCGATTGTAACACAGAACACCGCATCCCTATCAGGCATATCGGGTATCGGTAAAAAAACAGCGGAGAGAATGGTTCTGGAACTGAAGGATAAGCTGTTTGATGAATCCGGCCCGTCTGTGGTTACCGGGTCAATGCAGTCAAGAAGCAAGCGTGAAGAGGCGGTTTCCGCCCTCGAAGCGCTGGGTTTCAGAAAAAGGGATGCAGAGCAGGCAGTTCAGCAAATTATGGCTGGAGGCCCTGACCTTACGATATCGGAGGTTGTTAAACAGGCGCTTGCCCAAATGAACAGGTAA